Proteins co-encoded in one Streptomyces sp. SLBN-31 genomic window:
- a CDS encoding acyltransferase domain-containing protein, translating into MLPAADELAEVLLDLAVPHEDIGELVRMSRRVIDDPELRQALERSVAELVRGMGEIGTGLDLPDLDWASGPLQRCFPVFVFVAALPYTRAQHRERGVPDEVSRRTLADLGRHMAVHRRRYGVAGVHAVWWFGHHFRGELYQLGRLQFERARLGRRTGTALAAAGLDVGPGTPCLNLHIPDFLGPLTPAACDRSLALAADFFARCFPEEKYRVATCHSWLLDRQLTRYLPAGSNIVRFQQRFRLAREDKEPADTDPVEFVFGDPDLPVETLPRRSALERAVGDHLRAGGHWYHGHGWFEL; encoded by the coding sequence GTGCTGCCGGCTGCGGACGAACTGGCCGAGGTGCTGCTCGATCTCGCGGTACCCCATGAGGACATCGGGGAACTCGTACGGATGAGCCGACGGGTGATCGACGACCCGGAGCTGCGGCAGGCGCTGGAGCGTTCCGTGGCGGAGCTCGTCCGGGGGATGGGCGAGATCGGCACCGGCCTCGACCTGCCCGACCTCGACTGGGCCTCGGGCCCGCTGCAGCGCTGCTTCCCCGTGTTCGTGTTCGTGGCGGCACTGCCGTACACGCGCGCCCAGCACCGCGAGCGGGGCGTCCCGGACGAGGTGTCCCGGCGGACCCTGGCCGACCTCGGGCGGCACATGGCGGTGCACCGGCGGCGGTACGGCGTGGCGGGCGTGCACGCCGTCTGGTGGTTCGGCCACCACTTCCGCGGCGAGCTGTACCAGCTGGGCCGGCTGCAGTTCGAGCGGGCACGACTGGGCCGGCGCACGGGCACCGCGCTCGCGGCGGCGGGACTCGACGTCGGTCCGGGCACGCCGTGCCTGAACCTGCACATCCCCGACTTCCTCGGCCCGCTCACCCCGGCCGCCTGCGACCGCTCGCTGGCGCTCGCCGCGGACTTCTTCGCCCGCTGCTTCCCCGAGGAGAAGTACCGGGTCGCGACCTGCCACTCCTGGCTGCTGGACCGGCAGTTGACGCGCTACCTGCCGGCCGGCTCCAACATCGTCCGCTTCCAGCAGCGCTTCCGGCTCGCCCGCGAGGACAAGGAACCGGCGGACACCGACCCGGTGGAGTTCGTCTTCGGCGACCCGGACCTGCCGGTGGAGACCCTGCCCCGGCGCAGCGCCCTGGAACGGGCCGTCGGCGACCATCTGCGGGCGGGCGGCCACTGGTACCACGGGCACGGCTGGTTCGAGCTGTGA
- the rpsA gene encoding 30S ribosomal protein S1, with protein sequence MTSSTETTATTPQVAVNDIGNEEAFLAAIDETIKYFNDGDIVDGVIVKVDRDEVLLDIGYKTEGVIPSRELSIKHDVDPNEVVAVGDEIEALVLQKEDKEGRLILSKKRAQYERAWGTIEKIKEEDGIVTGTVIEVVKGGLILDIGLRGFLPASLVEMRRVRDLQPYVGKELEAKIIELDKNRNNVVLSRRAWLEQTQSEVRQTFLTTLQKGQVRSGVVSSIVNFGAFVDLGGVDGLVHVSELSWKHIDHPSEVVEVGQEVTVEVLDVDMDRERVSLSLKATQEDPWQQFARTHQIGQVVPGKVTKLVPFGAFVRVDEGIEGLVHISELAERHVEIPEQVVQVNDEIFVKVIDIDLERRRISLSLKQANESFGSDPASVEFDPTLYGMAASYDDQGNYIYPEGFDPETNDWLEGYEKQREEWERQYAEAQTRFEQHQQQVIKSREADAAAAAEGGDAAGAAPAAGGGGSYSSEGADTSGALASDEALAALREKLAGGQS encoded by the coding sequence ATGACGAGCAGCACCGAGACCACCGCCACCACCCCGCAGGTAGCGGTCAACGACATCGGTAACGAGGAAGCCTTCCTCGCCGCGATCGACGAGACGATCAAGTACTTCAACGACGGCGACATCGTCGACGGCGTCATCGTGAAGGTCGACCGGGACGAGGTCCTGCTCGACATCGGTTACAAGACCGAAGGCGTTATCCCGAGCCGCGAGCTCTCCATCAAGCACGACGTCGACCCGAACGAGGTCGTCGCCGTCGGTGACGAGATCGAGGCCCTTGTTCTCCAGAAGGAGGACAAGGAAGGCCGCCTGATCCTCTCGAAGAAGCGCGCCCAGTACGAGCGTGCCTGGGGCACCATCGAGAAGATCAAGGAAGAGGACGGGATCGTCACCGGTACCGTCATCGAGGTCGTCAAGGGTGGTCTCATCCTCGACATCGGCCTCCGTGGCTTCCTCCCGGCCTCCCTGGTCGAGATGCGCCGCGTCCGCGACCTCCAGCCCTACGTGGGCAAGGAGCTCGAGGCCAAGATCATCGAGCTGGACAAGAACCGCAACAACGTGGTCCTGTCCCGCCGTGCCTGGCTGGAGCAGACCCAGTCCGAGGTCCGCCAGACGTTCCTCACGACCCTGCAGAAGGGTCAGGTCCGCTCCGGTGTGGTCTCCTCGATCGTCAACTTCGGTGCCTTCGTGGACCTGGGTGGCGTCGACGGTCTGGTCCACGTCTCCGAGCTGTCCTGGAAGCACATCGACCACCCCTCCGAGGTCGTCGAGGTCGGCCAGGAGGTCACGGTCGAGGTCCTCGACGTCGACATGGACCGCGAGCGCGTCTCCCTGTCGCTGAAGGCGACCCAGGAAGACCCGTGGCAGCAGTTCGCCCGTACCCACCAGATCGGCCAGGTCGTGCCCGGCAAGGTCACGAAGCTGGTTCCGTTCGGTGCGTTCGTCCGCGTGGACGAGGGCATCGAGGGTCTGGTCCACATCTCCGAGCTGGCCGAGCGCCACGTGGAGATCCCGGAGCAGGTCGTCCAGGTCAACGACGAGATCTTCGTCAAGGTCATCGACATCGACCTCGAGCGCCGTCGCATCAGCCTCTCGCTGAAGCAGGCCAACGAGTCCTTCGGTTCGGACCCGGCCTCGGTCGAGTTCGACCCGACGCTGTACGGCATGGCCGCGTCGTACGACGACCAGGGCAACTACATCTACCCCGAGGGCTTCGATCCCGAGACCAACGACTGGCTCGAGGGCTACGAGAAGCAGCGCGAGGAGTGGGAGCGCCAGTACGCCGAGGCGCAGACCCGCTTCGAGCAGCACCAGCAGCAGGTCATCAAGAGCCGCGAGGCCGACGCTGCCGCTGCCGCCGAGGGCGGCGACGCCGCCGGTGCGGCTCCGGCCGCGGGTGGCGGCGGTTCGTACTCCTCCGAGGGTGCGGACACCTCCGGTGCGCTGGCTTCGGACGAGGCGCTTGCCGCGCTTCGCGAGAAGCTGGCCGGTGGCCAGAGCTGA
- a CDS encoding DUF6343 family protein, giving the protein MRTGSEPTTARSALRARFWLSVWGLVWAVFGTAAFALVGRPGWAAACGVLWLVITIDLTFILRHMRQGPHYQPGPDIPPYRPPGRR; this is encoded by the coding sequence ATGCGTACCGGCAGTGAACCCACGACCGCGCGCAGTGCCCTGCGGGCGCGGTTCTGGCTGAGCGTGTGGGGGCTGGTCTGGGCGGTCTTCGGCACGGCCGCGTTCGCGCTCGTGGGACGGCCCGGATGGGCGGCGGCCTGCGGAGTGCTGTGGCTGGTGATCACCATCGACCTGACGTTCATCCTCAGGCACATGCGCCAGGGCCCGCACTACCAGCCGGGCCCGGACATCCCGCCGTACCGGCCGCCGGGCAGGCGTTAG
- a CDS encoding DoxX family protein, translated as MSETTVPSASASAASVSVRGRRARVALRTVQVLLALFYGVASALPKLIGNQYAVDAFDEIGWGGVGMYTIGALELAGAVALLIPVLQSVAAVALSALMVGAFFVQMIVFGGENAATPLILIVPLAVIAWARRGSNRDLLDLVRRRG; from the coding sequence ATGTCCGAGACCACCGTCCCCTCCGCCTCCGCCTCCGCCGCTTCCGTCTCCGTCCGCGGCCGCCGCGCCCGGGTCGCCCTGCGCACCGTGCAGGTCCTGCTCGCCCTCTTCTACGGTGTCGCGAGCGCCCTGCCGAAGTTGATCGGCAACCAGTACGCCGTCGACGCCTTCGACGAGATCGGCTGGGGCGGCGTGGGGATGTACACCATCGGCGCGCTCGAACTCGCCGGTGCCGTGGCCCTGTTGATCCCGGTGCTGCAGTCCGTGGCCGCGGTCGCGCTGAGCGCGCTGATGGTCGGCGCGTTCTTCGTCCAGATGATCGTCTTCGGAGGGGAGAACGCCGCGACGCCGCTGATCCTGATCGTGCCGCTGGCCGTGATCGCCTGGGCGCGGCGCGGCTCGAACAGGGATCTGCTGGATCTCGTACGACGACGGGGGTGA
- a CDS encoding GntR family transcriptional regulator, whose protein sequence is MSSPTKIEPLGAVRERVLANLRQEIIAGRLLPGDRLVERELADRYGVSRVPVREAIRALVAEGFVHFETPRRTVVRRLTPNDVRELFELREALEVYAAGLAASNATPEDLAEVQELLERAAAATEAGDAELITDINSRLHDRIVAMAGNSLLTAALEPVAGRLRWMTRRNEEWPQLLLEHRELYEAIASGDPERARTHALAHVRTNYRSTVRHLFGDAES, encoded by the coding sequence ATGAGCTCCCCCACGAAGATCGAACCCCTGGGCGCGGTCCGTGAACGCGTCCTGGCGAACCTGCGGCAGGAGATCATCGCGGGCCGCCTCCTGCCCGGCGACCGACTGGTCGAGCGGGAGCTCGCGGACCGCTACGGCGTCTCCCGGGTGCCGGTCCGCGAGGCGATCCGGGCGCTGGTCGCCGAGGGGTTCGTGCACTTCGAGACCCCGCGCCGCACGGTCGTACGGCGGCTCACGCCGAACGACGTCCGGGAGCTGTTCGAACTGCGCGAGGCGCTCGAGGTCTACGCGGCCGGGCTCGCCGCGTCGAACGCCACCCCGGAGGATCTGGCGGAGGTGCAGGAGCTCCTGGAGCGCGCGGCCGCCGCGACCGAGGCCGGGGACGCCGAGCTGATCACGGACATCAACAGCCGTCTGCACGACCGCATCGTGGCTATGGCGGGCAACAGCCTGCTGACCGCCGCCCTGGAACCGGTCGCCGGCCGGCTGCGCTGGATGACCCGGCGGAACGAGGAGTGGCCTCAACTCCTCTTGGAACACCGCGAGTTGTACGAGGCGATCGCCTCCGGCGACCCCGAACGCGCCCGCACGCACGCGCTGGCCCACGTGCGCACCAACTACCGCTCCACGGTGCGGCATCTGTTCGGCGACGCCGAGAGCTGA
- a CDS encoding M48 family metallopeptidase, with protein sequence MPETSGSTGRTPETHVIDFRAAEQLLNARDPRGAVKLLDGVIAAHPENTAARLLRARAFFAAAQLRPAELEFTIVLEREPDNSFAHFALARTYERQGRGDQAKRHFRLAAALDPNPQYLRAARFDESA encoded by the coding sequence GTGCCCGAGACCAGCGGTTCGACCGGACGTACTCCGGAGACGCACGTCATCGACTTCCGTGCCGCCGAGCAACTGCTCAACGCACGGGACCCGCGGGGCGCGGTGAAGCTGCTCGACGGTGTCATCGCCGCGCACCCCGAGAACACCGCCGCCCGTCTGCTGCGCGCGCGTGCCTTCTTCGCCGCCGCGCAACTGCGGCCCGCGGAGCTGGAGTTCACGATCGTCCTGGAGCGCGAGCCGGACAACTCGTTCGCGCACTTCGCGCTCGCCCGCACCTACGAACGCCAGGGCCGCGGCGACCAGGCCAAGCGCCACTTCCGCCTCGCGGCCGCGCTGGACCCCAACCCGCAGTACCTGAGGGCGGCCCGCTTCGACGAGTCGGCCTGA
- the pip gene encoding prolyl aminopeptidase, with the protein MPPYPEIEPYEHGLLDVGDGNRVYWETCGNPRGKPALVLHGGPGSGSSPYYRRLFDPAVYRIVLLDQRGSGRSTPSASAYDTDMSVNTTAHLIADLELLRRHLGIGRWLVWGVSFGSALGLRYAQTHPAAVSEVVVTGVATGSDAEVALLTRGVGRFFPEAFERFLAALPAAERDGNLAAACNRLLESHDPEVRARAARTWTDWETATIPAPPRSVPRFEDPEFRYGFARTVTHYWGHDHFLGEGNDEGVVLRDAGLLKDVPGTLVQGSLDFGNLLGISWRLHHAWPGSELVIVDDVGHSVGGPGMAEALVAATDKYARR; encoded by the coding sequence ATGCCCCCCTACCCGGAGATCGAACCGTACGAGCACGGCCTGCTCGACGTCGGCGACGGCAATCGCGTGTACTGGGAGACCTGCGGAAACCCGCGGGGCAAGCCGGCCCTCGTCCTGCACGGCGGACCGGGTTCCGGCTCCAGCCCCTACTACCGGCGCCTGTTCGACCCGGCCGTCTACCGGATCGTCCTGCTCGACCAGCGTGGCAGCGGACGCTCCACACCGAGCGCGAGCGCCTACGACACCGACATGAGCGTCAACACGACCGCTCACCTCATCGCCGATCTGGAGCTGCTGCGGCGGCACTTGGGGATCGGGCGGTGGCTGGTGTGGGGGGTGTCGTTCGGTTCGGCGCTGGGGCTGCGGTACGCGCAGACGCATCCGGCCGCGGTGTCGGAGGTGGTGGTGACCGGGGTCGCGACCGGTTCCGACGCCGAAGTGGCCCTGCTGACCAGGGGAGTCGGCCGGTTCTTCCCGGAGGCCTTCGAAAGGTTCCTGGCCGCTCTGCCCGCCGCGGAACGGGACGGCAACCTCGCCGCCGCCTGCAACCGGCTGCTGGAGTCGCACGATCCGGAGGTGCGGGCGAGGGCGGCGCGGACCTGGACCGACTGGGAGACGGCGACGATTCCCGCGCCGCCCAGGTCCGTCCCGCGGTTCGAGGACCCGGAGTTCCGCTACGGCTTCGCCCGCACCGTCACGCACTACTGGGGCCACGACCACTTCCTCGGCGAGGGCAACGACGAGGGCGTCGTCCTGCGGGACGCCGGCCTGCTGAAGGACGTGCCGGGCACCCTCGTCCAGGGCAGCCTCGACTTCGGCAACCTGCTCGGCATCTCGTGGCGGCTCCACCACGCCTGGCCCGGCAGCGAGTTGGTGATCGTGGACGACGTGGGCCACAGCGTGGGCGGCCCCGGCATGGCCGAGGCGCTGGTGGCGGCGACGGACAAGTACGCCCGCCGCTGA
- a CDS encoding aspartate/glutamate racemase family protein, producing the protein MRIVVTNCNTTQEMTEEIVRGARAAAGPGTTVLGLTPAWGPESAEGWLDSHLSAAAVIDLLRTYEGPAYDAVVLAGFGEHGREGVRELVDVPVVDITEAAAHLACLLGRRYGVVTTLERSCGQIEDSLELAGVGRNCAAVVGTGLGVLDLGDADRAQAAFLTAAERAREAGAEVLVLGCAGMTGLQRAVGEKLGLPVVDGVGAAVKLAESLVGLGLTTSRAGSWAKPVPKRRVWGRIPEDDRPRPQ; encoded by the coding sequence GTGCGGATCGTCGTCACCAACTGCAACACCACGCAGGAGATGACCGAGGAGATCGTACGAGGTGCCCGGGCCGCCGCAGGCCCGGGCACCACCGTGCTCGGACTCACCCCCGCCTGGGGACCGGAGTCCGCCGAGGGCTGGCTGGACAGTCACCTCTCGGCCGCGGCCGTCATCGACCTACTGCGGACCTACGAGGGCCCGGCCTACGACGCCGTCGTGCTGGCCGGCTTCGGGGAGCACGGGCGGGAAGGCGTCCGGGAGTTGGTGGACGTACCCGTCGTGGACATCACCGAGGCCGCGGCCCACCTGGCCTGCCTGCTCGGGCGGCGCTACGGGGTCGTCACGACGCTGGAGCGGTCCTGCGGGCAGATCGAGGACAGCCTCGAACTGGCGGGCGTGGGACGCAACTGCGCGGCGGTCGTCGGCACCGGCCTGGGCGTGCTCGACCTCGGCGACGCCGACCGCGCGCAGGCCGCGTTCCTGACGGCCGCCGAGCGGGCGAGGGAGGCGGGCGCCGAGGTGCTTGTGCTCGGGTGTGCGGGGATGACCGGACTGCAGCGGGCGGTCGGGGAGAAACTCGGGCTGCCGGTGGTGGACGGGGTCGGCGCGGCGGTGAAGCTGGCGGAGTCGCTGGTGGGGCTGGGGCTGACGACCAGCCGCGCGGGCAGTTGGGCGAAGCCGGTGCCGAAGCGGCGGGTGTGGGGGCGGATCCCCGAGGATGATCGTCCTCGCCCACAATGA
- a CDS encoding PAC2 family protein, translating to MLDPQGLYAWEPKGLAVVDMALAQESAGLVMLYHFDGYIDAGETGDQIVDRLLDSLPHQVVARFDHDRLVDYRARRPLLTFERDRWTDYEEPSIDVRLVQDATGAPFLLLSGPEPDVEWERFAKAVEQIVERLGVRLAVNFHGIPMGVPHTRPVGLTPHGNRGDLVPGHRSPFDEAQVPGSAESLVEYRLMEAGHDVLGVAAHVPHYIARSPYPDAALTVLEAITAATGLVLPGIAHGLRTDAHRTQTEIERQIREGDEELTTLVQGLENQYDAVAGAASRGNMLAEPVDIPSADEIGQEFERFLAEREGDN from the coding sequence GTGCTTGATCCGCAGGGTTTGTACGCATGGGAGCCGAAGGGCCTGGCAGTCGTCGACATGGCGCTCGCCCAGGAGTCGGCCGGCCTTGTCATGCTCTACCACTTCGACGGATACATCGACGCGGGCGAGACCGGCGACCAGATCGTCGACCGGCTGCTCGACTCGCTGCCCCACCAGGTCGTGGCCCGCTTCGACCACGACCGGCTCGTGGACTACCGCGCCCGCCGTCCGCTGCTGACCTTCGAGCGCGACCGGTGGACCGACTACGAGGAGCCGAGCATCGACGTGCGGCTCGTCCAGGACGCCACCGGGGCGCCCTTCCTGCTGCTCTCCGGCCCCGAGCCGGACGTGGAGTGGGAGCGCTTCGCCAAGGCCGTCGAGCAGATCGTGGAGCGGCTCGGCGTACGCCTGGCCGTGAACTTCCACGGCATCCCGATGGGCGTCCCGCACACCCGCCCCGTCGGCCTGACCCCGCACGGCAACCGCGGCGACCTGGTGCCCGGGCACCGCAGCCCCTTCGACGAGGCGCAGGTCCCCGGCAGCGCGGAGTCCCTCGTGGAGTACCGCCTGATGGAGGCCGGGCACGACGTCCTCGGCGTCGCCGCGCACGTCCCGCACTACATCGCCCGCTCCCCGTACCCGGACGCGGCCCTGACCGTGCTGGAGGCCATCACGGCCGCCACCGGCCTGGTCCTCCCGGGCATCGCGCACGGCCTGCGTACCGACGCCCACCGCACCCAGACGGAGATCGAGCGGCAGATCCGCGAGGGCGACGAGGAGCTCACCACCCTGGTGCAGGGCCTGGAGAACCAGTACGACGCCGTCGCCGGCGCCGCGAGCCGCGGCAACATGCTGGCCGAGCCGGTGGACATCCCCTCCGCCGACGAGATCGGGCAGGAGTTCGAGCGCTTCCTGGCGGAGCGGGAGGGCGACAACTGA
- a CDS encoding NCS1 family nucleobase:cation symporter-1 — protein sequence MSLADRAAATGAPAFVPDPRLTNEDLAPAGKRNWKVFDLFAMWMSDVHNLGNYTFAAGLLVLGMNVWQVFTALLIGFVLIYVGMNWMGRIGQRHGVPFPVVSRISFGVWGANIPALIRAVIAIMWYGIQTYLASVAVNVMLLAAWPGLVSWTHHSFLGLDALGWCSFVSLWLIQALIISQGMESVRKFQDFCGPAIWLVMIALAVWVLWKADWSISLTSTPHPVPVGEQWRQWFGAIGLILATYGTLMLNFCDFSRFAPDYPTVRRGNFWGLPVNSTAFVVVSVIVTAGSLKVFGTAITDPAELVAKIGNTWVLVVAAFTFAVATMGVNIVANFVSPAYDLANVWPQKITFKVGGMISTVAALVVTPWNLFSNPTVVNYFLGGLGAFLGPLFGVIMVDYYLVKRGRVNVDELFDARPGSRYYYRKGVNPKALWAFLPSAGVAAVLALVKTFSDVAPYSWFIGTALAAGLYLLICRAERASEPEAVEV from the coding sequence GTGTCCCTCGCCGACCGCGCCGCAGCCACCGGCGCCCCAGCGTTCGTCCCCGATCCCCGCCTCACCAACGAAGACCTCGCGCCCGCCGGGAAGAGGAACTGGAAGGTCTTCGACCTGTTCGCCATGTGGATGTCCGACGTCCACAACCTCGGCAACTACACCTTCGCCGCCGGCCTGCTGGTCCTCGGCATGAACGTGTGGCAGGTCTTCACCGCCCTGCTCATCGGCTTCGTGCTCATCTACGTCGGCATGAACTGGATGGGCCGGATCGGCCAGCGGCACGGCGTGCCCTTCCCGGTCGTCAGCCGCATCAGCTTCGGCGTCTGGGGCGCCAACATCCCGGCCCTGATCCGCGCCGTGATCGCCATCATGTGGTACGGCATCCAGACCTACCTTGCCTCCGTCGCCGTGAACGTCATGCTGCTGGCGGCGTGGCCGGGCCTGGTGTCCTGGACCCACCACTCCTTCCTGGGACTCGACGCCCTGGGCTGGTGTTCCTTCGTCTCCCTGTGGCTGATCCAGGCGCTGATCATCAGTCAGGGAATGGAGTCCGTACGGAAGTTCCAGGACTTCTGCGGTCCCGCGATCTGGCTGGTGATGATCGCGCTGGCGGTGTGGGTGCTGTGGAAGGCCGACTGGAGCATCTCGCTCACCTCCACCCCGCACCCGGTGCCGGTCGGCGAGCAGTGGCGGCAGTGGTTCGGCGCGATCGGCCTGATCCTCGCGACCTACGGCACGCTGATGCTCAACTTCTGCGACTTCTCCCGCTTCGCGCCGGACTACCCGACCGTGCGCCGCGGCAACTTCTGGGGGCTGCCCGTCAACTCGACCGCCTTCGTGGTCGTCTCGGTGATCGTCACGGCCGGCTCCCTGAAGGTGTTCGGTACGGCCATCACCGACCCGGCCGAACTCGTCGCCAAGATCGGCAACACCTGGGTGCTGGTCGTCGCGGCCTTCACCTTCGCCGTGGCCACCATGGGCGTCAACATCGTCGCCAACTTCGTCTCACCGGCGTACGACCTGGCCAACGTCTGGCCGCAGAAGATCACGTTCAAGGTCGGCGGCATGATCAGTACGGTCGCCGCGCTGGTCGTCACACCCTGGAACCTCTTCTCCAACCCGACCGTCGTCAACTACTTCCTCGGCGGCCTCGGCGCCTTCCTGGGCCCGCTGTTCGGCGTCATCATGGTCGACTACTACCTGGTCAAGCGCGGCCGTGTGAACGTGGACGAGCTCTTCGACGCCCGCCCCGGCTCCCGCTACTACTACAGGAAGGGCGTCAACCCCAAGGCGCTGTGGGCGTTCCTGCCCTCGGCCGGGGTCGCGGCGGTGCTCGCGCTGGTGAAGACCTTCAGCGACGTCGCCCCGTACTCGTGGTTCATCGGCACGGCCCTCGCGGCCGGACTGTACCTGCTGATCTGCCGGGCCGAGCGCGCGTCCGAGCCCGAAGCCGTGGAGGTCTGA
- the coaE gene encoding dephospho-CoA kinase, protein MLKVGLTGGIGAGKSEVSRLLVACGAVLIDADRIAREVVEPGTPGLAAVVDAFGPDVLTADGTLDRPKLGSIVFADPEKLAVLNSVVHPLVGVRSRELEEAAAEDAVVVHDVPLLAENGLAGLYDVVIVVDASPETQLDRLVRLRGMTEEDARARMAAQATREKRREIADVVIDNDVPLEELRRRVRDVWADLERRAHAEGHSSRQPRE, encoded by the coding sequence ATGCTGAAGGTGGGCCTGACCGGGGGCATCGGTGCCGGTAAGAGCGAGGTGTCGCGGCTTCTCGTGGCGTGCGGGGCCGTGCTGATCGACGCGGACCGCATCGCGCGCGAGGTCGTCGAGCCGGGCACGCCAGGACTGGCCGCCGTCGTGGACGCCTTCGGACCGGACGTGCTCACCGCGGACGGCACCCTGGACCGTCCCAAGCTCGGTTCGATCGTCTTCGCGGACCCGGAGAAGCTGGCCGTGCTCAACTCGGTCGTGCACCCCCTGGTGGGCGTGCGGTCCCGGGAACTGGAGGAGGCCGCCGCCGAGGACGCCGTCGTCGTCCACGACGTGCCGCTCCTCGCCGAGAACGGCCTGGCCGGGCTGTACGACGTCGTGATCGTCGTCGACGCGAGCCCCGAGACCCAGCTCGACCGGCTGGTGCGGCTGCGCGGCATGACCGAGGAGGACGCCCGCGCCCGGATGGCCGCCCAGGCGACGCGGGAGAAGCGCCGGGAGATCGCGGACGTCGTGATCGACAACGACGTACCGCTGGAGGAGCTGCGGCGCCGGGTGCGGGACGTATGGGCCGATCTCGAGCGTCGGGCGCACGCTGAGGGCCACTCGTCACGGCAGCCCCGGGAATAG
- a CDS encoding RNA-binding S4 domain-containing protein: MAPHADEDGTADPHNTVQRADAEQAVDPKVAAAIAAAEAAGPANGESVRVDSWIWAVRLIKTRSLGATACKGGHVRVNGQNVKPSHSLRVGDEVRLRHEGRERIVIVKRLIRKRVGAPVAVQCYVDNSPPPPPREAVAPIGIRDRGTGRPTKRDRRELERLRGIMGGGTGRTGGH, from the coding sequence ATGGCTCCGCACGCTGACGAGGACGGCACCGCCGATCCGCACAACACCGTCCAGAGGGCCGACGCCGAGCAGGCCGTCGATCCGAAGGTCGCCGCCGCGATCGCCGCCGCGGAAGCGGCCGGGCCGGCGAACGGCGAGAGCGTCCGCGTCGACAGCTGGATCTGGGCCGTCCGCCTGATCAAGACCCGTTCGCTCGGTGCCACCGCCTGCAAGGGCGGGCATGTGCGGGTGAACGGCCAGAACGTGAAGCCCTCACACAGCCTCCGCGTCGGCGACGAGGTGCGGCTGCGCCACGAGGGCCGGGAACGGATCGTGATCGTCAAGCGGCTGATCCGCAAGCGGGTCGGCGCGCCCGTGGCGGTCCAGTGCTACGTCGACAACTCGCCGCCTCCGCCGCCGCGCGAGGCCGTCGCCCCGATCGGCATCCGCGACCGCGGCACCGGGCGACCGACCAAGCGCGACCGCCGTGAGCTGGAACGACTGCGCGGGATCATGGGCGGCGGCACGGGACGAACGGGCGGGCACTGA
- a CDS encoding uracil-DNA glycosylase, with protein sequence MDSLVELDSRIAGCAACPRLVEWREKVGRTKRAAFRDWTYWARPVPGFGPSDASLLIVGLAPAAHGGNRTGRMFTGDRSGDVLYRALYDVGLASQPTSVAADDGLELHGVRVTSPVHCAPPENKPTPAERNTCRSWLVQELRLLRPTLRAVVVLGAFGWQAALPAFAEAGWAVPRPRPVFAHGARVPLDGLDLFGCFHVSQRNTFTGRLTPDMLRDVLRTAGEAAGLPVK encoded by the coding sequence ATGGACAGCCTGGTCGAGCTCGACTCCCGGATCGCCGGATGTGCCGCGTGTCCTCGGCTCGTGGAGTGGCGGGAGAAGGTCGGGCGGACCAAGCGGGCGGCCTTCCGGGACTGGACGTACTGGGCGCGGCCGGTGCCCGGGTTCGGTCCCTCCGACGCCTCGCTGCTGATCGTCGGCCTGGCTCCCGCCGCGCACGGCGGCAACCGCACCGGCCGCATGTTCACCGGGGACCGCTCCGGGGACGTGCTGTACCGGGCGCTGTACGACGTGGGGCTGGCCTCCCAGCCCACCTCCGTCGCCGCCGACGACGGCCTCGAGCTCCACGGCGTCCGTGTCACCTCGCCGGTGCACTGCGCCCCGCCCGAGAACAAGCCCACGCCCGCGGAACGGAACACCTGCCGGTCCTGGCTGGTGCAGGAGCTGCGGCTGCTGCGGCCGACGCTCCGCGCGGTGGTCGTGCTCGGCGCGTTCGGCTGGCAGGCGGCGCTGCCCGCGTTCGCCGAGGCGGGCTGGGCGGTTCCGCGGCCGCGGCCCGTGTTCGCGCACGGGGCGCGCGTGCCGCTGGACGGCCTCGACCTCTTCGGCTGCTTCCACGTCAGCCAGCGCAACACCTTCACCGGCAGGCTCACCCCGGACATGCTGCGGGACGTGCTGCGCACGGCGGGGGAGGCGGCGGGCCTGCCCGTGAAATGA